ATTCGGGCAAAGCTCCAAGAAAATGGTCTTTCCGTTCAGCAAAATCAGTCCCTGCTCGATTACTTGCAGCAGACTGAGGCTGTCAATGATGTCGCCAAATCGATTTTACATGAAGTAATCGACCACTGGGCGGCCGCGGTCATCAACCTTTCTAGTATTCTAGATCCGCAAATGATTATATTATCTGGTGAGATGGCGATGTTAAATGAAAAGTCATTCAAGCAGTTTACCAGAATTATAGAAAGCCATTTACCGGAAACACCGGAAATCAGAGTCACCACTCTCGGTTCTAAAGCAGGCTTACATGGAGCTGTACATTTGGCATTAGAGAGCTTCTCGCAAGCCGGGCTTCTGAATAAAAATCGTTTACATATGTGAAGGGGGTAAAAACATTGAAGTTGAAAAAATGGCTCATTTTAGTTGTAGCTGCAGTCATGATGTTTTTAACAGCGTGTAGCTCCGAAAGCAGTAATGGAGGTAACGGAGAGGGAGAAGGAGAAACAGGAGAAGGCGGATCTGGCAAACTAGTCATCTATACGGCCCGTGATCAGACGATTGTAGACAAGGTCGTTGCGATGTTTAATGAAAAGTATCCAGATGTCCAAGTAGAAGTATTAACGATGGGGGCGCAGCAAATTTTAGAGCGGGTTCGGGCTGAAAAAGCCAATCCGCAAGCAGACTTTTGGTGGGGCGGAACCCAATCTGCACTGATGACAGCTGCAGATGAAGACTTGCTGGAATCATTTAAACCAAGCTTTGATGAGTTTATTAAACCTGAACATAAGGATTCTGAAAATCGCTGGTATGGGGAAATGCTGCTTCCAGAGGTCATCATGATTAACAGCGATGTGTTAACCAAAGAATCAGCACCACAGGACTGGGACGATCTGCTTGATCCTAAATGGGAAGATGAAATCATTATCCGCGGAGTATTAGCTTCCGGAACTATGAGAACCATCTATTCGGCCATGATTTTCCGTCAGGATCAGAGCGATCCTGAAAAAGGGTATGACTGGCTCCGTCAGTTAGATGCCAACACGAAAGAATATGCACAAGATCCTACTAACCTTTATTTAAAATTAGCGCGTCAAGAAGGAACGATTTCGCTTTGGAACTTGCAGGACATTTTATTGCAAAAATATGAGCACAACCAGCCATTCGATTATGTCTATCCAGAAAGCGGAGCGCCTATTCTTGTTGATGGCGTAGGTCTAGTCAAGGGTGCGAAAAACATAGAAAATGCGAAGCTGTTCTATGAATTTATTTTTGACCCTGAAGTAAGAACGGTTCTTGCACAAGATCTATATCAAATTCCAACCCGTACAGACATCCCAGAGGATCAAATGCCAGATTGGTATAAAGAGCTAGACCTTAAAGAATTAGATATTGATTGGCAAGTAATGGCCGAAAAAGAAACAGAATGGATGCAATATTGGGACGAAAATATTAAAAGCCAAAACTAAAAAGCTTAAAACTTAACAGGGTGAAGGTTCTTCACCCTGTTCTACATAAGAGAGGTGTCAACATTGAAGGGTGTCAAGCTTGAACATGTAACAAAGACATTTGGAGCTGTAAAAGGCGTTGAAAATGTCGATATCAATGTGAAGCCGGGGGAGTTTTTCACGTTTCTCGGCCCCAGCGGCTGCGGAAAAACGACGACGCTCCGGATGATTGCAGGCTTTTATTTTCCATCGAGTGGTAAAATTTATTTCGATAATCAGGATGTTACGAATTTAAAGCCGGATAAGCGCAATATTGGAATGGTATTTCAAAACTATGCGCTTTTTCCCCATATGACGGTTTTTGAAAATATTGCATTTGGACTCCAGGTGAGGAAG
This genomic stretch from Bacillus oleivorans harbors:
- a CDS encoding extracellular solute-binding protein, translating into MMFLTACSSESSNGGNGEGEGETGEGGSGKLVIYTARDQTIVDKVVAMFNEKYPDVQVEVLTMGAQQILERVRAEKANPQADFWWGGTQSALMTAADEDLLESFKPSFDEFIKPEHKDSENRWYGEMLLPEVIMINSDVLTKESAPQDWDDLLDPKWEDEIIIRGVLASGTMRTIYSAMIFRQDQSDPEKGYDWLRQLDANTKEYAQDPTNLYLKLARQEGTISLWNLQDILLQKYEHNQPFDYVYPESGAPILVDGVGLVKGAKNIENAKLFYEFIFDPEVRTVLAQDLYQIPTRTDIPEDQMPDWYKELDLKELDIDWQVMAEKETEWMQYWDENIKSQN